Proteins from a single region of Phyllobacterium sp. T1293:
- a CDS encoding TetR/AcrR family transcriptional regulator, with product MRYEKGHKESTRQQITEVAAKQFRDQGVSAVGLAAIMADAGLTNGAFYTHFSSKNDLVRECVEQTLDAQLQAISQNVSQHGLEAVLRQYLSPNHRDDRGHGCPSAALLPEISRQSPEIRHAYTTRFNAVIEVIAQQLPGREPEDAHQTARAMFALVVGSLQLARAVDDPALSDDILEGAIAAVLHLASPRPKA from the coding sequence ATGCGCTATGAAAAAGGACATAAGGAAAGCACCCGGCAACAGATCACCGAGGTGGCTGCGAAGCAGTTCAGAGATCAGGGAGTATCTGCGGTGGGGCTCGCAGCGATCATGGCCGATGCCGGTCTGACAAACGGCGCATTCTACACGCACTTCTCATCGAAGAATGATTTGGTGAGGGAATGTGTCGAACAAACTCTTGATGCACAGCTCCAAGCCATATCGCAAAATGTCAGTCAACACGGGCTTGAAGCAGTATTGCGGCAGTATCTGAGCCCAAACCATCGCGATGATCGGGGGCATGGCTGCCCATCCGCCGCACTTCTGCCAGAGATCAGCAGGCAATCTCCCGAGATCAGGCATGCATACACCACGCGATTCAATGCGGTGATCGAAGTGATTGCACAGCAGTTGCCCGGACGCGAACCAGAAGATGCCCATCAAACAGCTCGTGCTATGTTTGCATTGGTCGTGGGATCGCTTCAACTTGCACGCGCTGTCGATGATCCCGCACTGTCCGATGATATTCTTGAAGGTGCTATTGCGGCCGTCCTGCATTTGGCGTCACCCCGGCCCAAAGCCTAG